In one Myotis daubentonii chromosome 1, mMyoDau2.1, whole genome shotgun sequence genomic region, the following are encoded:
- the LOC132220886 gene encoding uncharacterized protein LOC132220886 isoform X13 — MKKMIRQFAIEYISKSGKIQENRNGSIGPSLICKSIQMNQAENSLQEEQEGPLDLTVNRMQEQNTQQGDGVLDLSTKKISIKSEESSICDPSENSMAGSTVDAKSEEATKMEKEKSALSKVLESLCIHHQQQVLAMLKFLVQEQNAASLCCCNTSYTVSSESQKPLIEDDIHGLFCHCEYRLAERGCLQNERQSPGFVPLPVCIKDLHCLSCQTVTIEHIKTVVNRGIANSYTSHRCCSGLFPNIHSTKSAFHTPFSSREVLSDVSVSLEDICRSRSPSPPPLSPVQTEGFEKLKDVISELSALENNRLETNINQPPFLTPAEISNDKDDHEGKTHKTKISSNSDSLLLEGSNNCTTNHEKGETTVIFQDLMDRINEKLKSIETTDTTNLIKLSSSDCNTDNDLKLRDLITSLLHNAKASDYSFMELLSQHDKKLENKIIQTRFRKRQETLFAMHHSPDSPMFRRQALQIKRELASLDENFVRKKCSEKFSRKLVCNNVILSTDKEEFYNCQGPSLQNSKNLQDSNHAEISFSPDYALQSLQLPLHNLDTNLAFDTFSESFKTTIPEKMSIRNSQEKSAAGKSFLKNHENSKLENTQTSLKCDVPGLLSRTKRNIVPPGWYSIYVTNNYVLKKSPKAKKVSESTKKKDQVKCIQTESSHSIDLNKIAMNSNLQVIVERLEDTINMAKKSWNNQSLLEGYKASKKLKEVDGKDQNAGGNITLTVSRMTCKEQSLSKSVAVSNNIQSNPIDLNNKRLDNLKKSSILDTGSLISSVENIPTKYEATKSSSFSNYSSPIKLMFLSEVKSSEGVKYTLTSVNSSESNIDFPSSEKCPNHHIIEKKTETNEDIPNANLENVSSNLNGSDTLQKELKLNCATETAESSEMFIDNTNSDKPQEEPMEHSNSAIDSSFKRKPGRPKKIGPQVVKQIKRPIGRPPKPKTDQTDITICQNESFSAGKKSPESPLSEVKEGIYKKTITVTVIYGRSRRTKRHVSEGSVSISNVTSLNSKVTDFPTECNSLRNIREFELDSGERISAISSLTTESEILGFEYVRPIKNKSVIPQPSKSIVRPNQKPLAIIRKPGRPAKVKISGISVTINRISPQERAVSISSCLPPLEQETMLEKSLPEEKYASQCNKMDTRHAEADLFKNGSKSMVAAIPLRHSIRDRKPSLHFLHSLASSSSLIYRNTLLHKSYKLHLQKGKSQKEKNRQSRLKIAPKGTPGARNLRNAKKCLEDKLTPISEVSLDPIISSNPLLRWWAASASNDSLLEALNNRYEQITNAWVQVSGDEAENYVHEKREDTESNNLKIANPLETCLVELEVSPVKMLFQKKYDLNELCTWFMQTTETQSLSLVRKANARNPFEVINTRGIKLGTKYSDFNTSPFRKHFKKFALSSPSKSGKLHILHKMVSSPLLNVKNNLTLGRFKRTEFKRLRHERWRREGKLHNHGTVNWISKRRNLRFYCQNQFFSKTEGGPNADIPLQGKNAVGNQFILPPEIRNDFLQQRVAVSDVRTHASLENKYKSEAKENGTNCSQKDFERGPRLGNVCPSNWRSKTLKDCRIFLRKINYLEHRNTFKLNTIIYSPESVNSGSNHQTHMEESKRFTLRSHSARQNSFKKQSKETENAKSNSPAADKFPGQLDSSKLNKCVNYDKTPDGSEVLSKLKKRKRPPWKTTEISTKRHKRQSCNSGQMANYYSKSQVASRPALSI; from the exons GGGATGGAGTGTTAGATCTCTCTACAAAGAAAATCAGCATAAAATCTGAAGAGTCATCCATATGTGATCCTTCTGAAAATTCAATGGCTGG ttcaacTGTTGATGCAAAATCAGAGGAAGCtactaaaatggaaaaagaaaaatcagcattAAGCAAAGTTTTGGAATCTTTGTGCATACATCACCAGCAACAAGTTTTGGCAATGTTGAAATTTCTAGTCCAAGAGCAGAATGCTGCTTCTCTTTGCTGTTGTAATACATCTTATACTGTGTCTTCAGAATCTCAAAAGCCTCTAATTGAAGATGATATACATGGTCTATTCTGTCATTGTGAATATAGGCTGGCAGAAAGAGGGTGTttacaaaatgaaagacaaagcCCTGGTTTTGTGCCTCTGCCAGTCTGTATTAAAGATTTACATTGTTTGTCTTGCCAAACTGTAACTATTGAACACATTAAGACAGTAGTGAATAGAGGAATTGCAAACAGTTATACTTCTCACAGGTGCTGTTCTGGACTGTTTCCAAACATTCACTCTACAAAATCGGCCTTTCATACTCCTTTTTCATCAAGGGAAGTACTCAGTGATGTTTCGGTTAGTCTGGAAGATATTTGTAGATCTCGaagtccctcacccccaccattATCACCTGTACAGACTGAAGGATTTGAAAAATTGAAAGATGTCATCTCAGAGCTTTCAGCCTTAGAAAATAACAGACTTGAAACAAACATTAACCAACCTCCATTCCTCACACCAGCAGAAATAAGTAATGACAAAGATGATCATGAAGGTAAAACACATAAAACCAAAATATCCAGTAACTCTGATTCTTTGCTCTTGGAAGGCAGCAATAATTGTACCACAAATCATGAAAAAGGTGAAACTACTGTAATTTTTCAAGATTTAATGGATCgtattaatgaaaaattaaaatcaatagaaactaCAGATACGACAAACCTTATAAAATTATCTAGCAGTGATTGTAATACAGATAATGATTTAAAACTGAGAGATTTAATAACTTCCCTCTTGCATAATGCAAAGGCCAGTGATTACAGTTTTATGGAATTACTGAGTCAACATGATAAAAagctagaaaataaaattattcagacAAGATTTCGAAAGCGTCAAGAAACGTTATTTGCAATGCACCACTCTCCTGATTCACCCATGTTTAGAAGGCAGGCTTTACAGATAAAAAGAGAACTTGCTAGTCTTGATGAAAactttgtaagaaaaaaatgcaGTGAAAAATTTTCAAGGAAATTGGTATGCAAtaatgtgatactttcaacagaCAAAGAAGAATTCTATAATTGCCAAGGGCCTTCTTTACAAAATTCTAAGAACCTTCAAGACAGCAATCATGCAGAAATATCATTTTCACCAGATTATGCATTACAGTCCTTACAACTACCCCTTCATAATTTAGATACTAACTTGGCTTTTGACACATTTTCAGAAAGCTTCAAAACAACTATTCCTGAGAAAATGAGCATAAGAAATTCACAGGAGAAATCTGCAGCTGGAAAAAGTTTTTTGAAAAATCATGAGAATTCAAAACTAGAAAATACTCAAACTTCTTTGAAATGCGATGTTCCTGGACTTTTGAGCAGAACTAAACGAAATATTGTGCCTCCAGGATGGTATTCTATATATGTAACAAATAATTATGTTCTCAAAAAATCCCCTAAGGCCAAAAAGGTTTCtgaatctacaaaaaaaaaagatcaggtgAAATGTATTCAAACTGAAAGCTCCCACAGTATAGATTTAAACAAAATTGCAATGAATTCTAATTTACAAGTTATTGTGGAACGTTTGGAAGATACAATAAATATGGCCAAGAAGTCTTGGAATAATCAGTCGTTGTTGGAAGGATATAAAGCATCCAAAAAATTGAAAGAAGTTGATGGTAAAGATCAAAATGCTGGTGGAAATATAACTCTTACTGTAAGTAGAATGACGTGCAAAGAGCAGAGTTTATCAAAATCTGTGGCAGTATCCAACAATATCCAAAGCAATCCAATAGATTTGAATAACAAAAGACTTGATAATCTGAAAAAGTCATCTATTTTAGATACAGGTAGCTTGATTTCCTCTGTTGAGAATATACCAACAAAATATGAAGCCACCAAAAGCTCTTCTTTTTCCAATTATTCTAGTCCTATCAAACTCATGTTTTTATCTGAGGTTAAAAGCAGTGAAGGAGTCAAATATACTTTAACTTCAGTCAATAGTTCTGAATCAAACATTGATTTTCCTTCTTCTGAAAAATGTCCAAACCAtcatataattgaaaaaaaaacagaaacaaatgagGACATTCCAAATGCTAACTTGGAAAATGTTAGTTCTAATCTTAATGGTAGTGACACCCTTCAAAAAGAACTAAAATTAAATTGTGCAACAGAAACAGCAGAATCTTCTGAAATGTTTATCGATAATACAAATAGCGATAAGCCACAGGAAGAACCTATGGAACATTCAAACAGTGCAATTGattcatcttttaaaagaaaaccagGTAGACCTAAAAAAATAGGTCCCCAGGTTGTGAAACAGATTAAGCGACCAATTGGAAGACCACCCAAACCGAAAACTGATCAAACAGACATTACCATTTGCCAAAATGAGTCCTTTAGTGCtggaaagaaaagcccagaatctCCCCTATCAGAAGTAAAGGAAGGTATTTATAAAAAGACTATTACTGTAACTGTTATTTATGGAAGGTCAAGAAGAACTAAAAGGCATGTTTCTGAAGGAAGTGTAAGCATAAGCAATGTTACATCTTTAAACAGTAAGGTTACTGATTTTCCAACTGAATGTAATAGTCTCAGAAATATTAGAGAATTTGAACTTGACTCGGGTGAAAGAATAAGTGCCATTTCAAGTTTGACAACTGAAAGTGAGATCTTGGGCTTTGAATATGTTAGACCTATCAAGAACAAGTCTGTGATACCTCAACCTTCTAAGAGCATTGTTCGACCAAATCAGAAGCCTTTGGCAATAATTAGGAAGCCTGGTAGACCTGCAAAAGTGAAAATTTCTGGTATATCTGTAACTATTAATAGAATTTCACCTCAGGAGAGAGCAGTGAGTATTAGCAGCTGTTTACCTCCTTTAGAACAAGAGACTATGTTGGAAAAAAGTTTGCCTGAAGAAAAGTATGCTTCTCAATGCAATAAGATGGATACAAGGCACGCTGAAGCTGACCTATTCAAGAATGGATCAAAAAGTATGGTTGCTGCTATACCTTTGAGACATTCTATTAGGGACCGAAAACCATCTCTGCATTTCTTACATTCATTAGCATCTTCTAGCTCACTTATTTATAGAAATACTCTGCTTCATAAATCATATAAACTCCATTTGCAGAAAGGCAAaagtcagaaggaaaaaaataggcAGTCAAGGTTAAAAATAGCTCCCAAAGGTACACCAGGAGCTAGAAATTTAAGGAATGCAAAAAAATGTTTGGAAGATAAATTAACACCCATTTCTGAAGTATCTTTGGACCCTATAATTTCATCAAACCCTTTGCTCAGGTGGTGGGCTGCTTCTGCTTCAAACGATTCCTTATTAGAGGCGTTAAATAATAGATATGAGCAAATTACAAATGCTTGGGTACAAGTCAGTGGAGATGAAGCTGAAAATTATGTTCATGAAAAAAGGGAAGACACTGAAAGTAATAATCTCAAAATAGCAAACCCTTTGGAAACCTGTCTTGTAGAACTTGAAGTTTCACCTGTAAAAATGCTTTTTCAGAAAAAATATGATTTGAATGAACTCTGTACCTGGTTTATGCAAACGACAGAAACACAGTCTCTTTCACTAGTTAGAAAAGCAAATGCTCGAAACCCTTTCGAAGTAATAAATACCAGAGGAATCAAATTAGGGACCAAATACTCTGATTTTAATACCAGCCCCTTCcgaaagcactttaaaaaatttgcaCTATCTTCTCCTTCAAAATCAGGGAAGTTGCATATACTGCATAAAATGGTTAGCTCTCCACtcttaaatgtgaaaaataatttaacactAGGTAGATTCAAAAGAACTGAATTTAAGAGGTTGCGACATGAAAGgtggagaagagagggaaagctGCACAACCATGGAACAGTTAATTGGATCTCTAAAAGGAGGAacctgagattttactgccagAACCAATTTTTTAGTAAGACTGAGGGAGGACCAAATGCTGATATCCCACTCCAAGGAAAAAATGCAGTAggtaatcagtttattttgccaCCTGAGATCAGGAATGACTTTTTGCAACAGAGGGTGGCAGTGTCTGACGTTAGAACACATGCTAGTTTAGAGAATAAATATAAGTCGGAAGCAAAGGAAAATGGAACAAATTGCAGCCAAAAAGATTTTGAAAGGGGACCAAGACTAGGAAATGTATGTCCAAGTAATTGGAGGTCAAAAACCTTAAAAGATTGTagaatatttttgagaaaaatcaaCTACCTTGAACACAGAAATACTTTTAAGCTAAATACAATCATTTACTCACCTGAATCTGTTAACAGTGGAAGTAATCATCAGACTCATATGGAAGAATCAAAGCGCTTTACATTAAGATCCCATTCTGCTAggcaaaattcttttaaaaagcaatctaaagaaacagaaaatgctaAATCAAATAGTCCTGCAGCTGATAAATTTCCTGGCCAACTTGACAGtagtaaattaaataaatgtgtcAATTATGACAAGACTCCTGATGGCTCTGAAGTTCTTAGCaaattgaagaaaagaaaaagaccaccCTGGAAGACCACAGAAATTTCAACAAAAAGACATAAACGACAGTCTTGCAACAGCGGACAAATGGCAAACTATTACTCAAAATCCCAAGTAG cctccagaCCTGCTTTGTCTATATGA
- the LOC132220886 gene encoding uncharacterized protein LOC132220886 isoform X14, with amino-acid sequence MAGSTVDAKSEEATKMEKEKSALSKVLESLCIHHQQQVLAMLKFLVQEQNAASLCCCNTSYTVSSESQKPLIEDDIHGLFCHCEYRLAERGCLQNERQSPGFVPLPVCIKDLHCLSCQTVTIEHIKTVVNRGIANSYTSHRCCSGLFPNIHSTKSAFHTPFSSREVLSDVSVSLEDICRSRSPSPPPLSPVQTEGFEKLKDVISELSALENNRLETNINQPPFLTPAEISNDKDDHEGKTHKTKISSNSDSLLLEGSNNCTTNHEKGETTVIFQDLMDRINEKLKSIETTDTTNLIKLSSSDCNTDNDLKLRDLITSLLHNAKASDYSFMELLSQHDKKLENKIIQTRFRKRQETLFAMHHSPDSPMFRRQALQIKRELASLDENFVRKKCSEKFSRKLVCNNVILSTDKEEFYNCQGPSLQNSKNLQDSNHAEISFSPDYALQSLQLPLHNLDTNLAFDTFSESFKTTIPEKMSIRNSQEKSAAGKSFLKNHENSKLENTQTSLKCDVPGLLSRTKRNIVPPGWYSIYVTNNYVLKKSPKAKKVSESTKKKDQVKCIQTESSHSIDLNKIAMNSNLQVIVERLEDTINMAKKSWNNQSLLEGYKASKKLKEVDGKDQNAGGNITLTVSRMTCKEQSLSKSVAVSNNIQSNPIDLNNKRLDNLKKSSILDTGSLISSVENIPTKYEATKSSSFSNYSSPIKLMFLSEVKSSEGVKYTLTSVNSSESNIDFPSSEKCPNHHIIEKKTETNEDIPNANLENVSSNLNGSDTLQKELKLNCATETAESSEMFIDNTNSDKPQEEPMEHSNSAIDSSFKRKPGRPKKIGPQVVKQIKRPIGRPPKPKTDQTDITICQNESFSAGKKSPESPLSEVKEGIYKKTITVTVIYGRSRRTKRHVSEGSVSISNVTSLNSKVTDFPTECNSLRNIREFELDSGERISAISSLTTESEILGFEYVRPIKNKSVIPQPSKSIVRPNQKPLAIIRKPGRPAKVKISGISVTINRISPQERAVSISSCLPPLEQETMLEKSLPEEKYASQCNKMDTRHAEADLFKNGSKSMVAAIPLRHSIRDRKPSLHFLHSLASSSSLIYRNTLLHKSYKLHLQKGKSQKEKNRQSRLKIAPKGTPGARNLRNAKKCLEDKLTPISEVSLDPIISSNPLLRWWAASASNDSLLEALNNRYEQITNAWVQVSGDEAENYVHEKREDTESNNLKIANPLETCLVELEVSPVKMLFQKKYDLNELCTWFMQTTETQSLSLVRKANARNPFEVINTRGIKLGTKYSDFNTSPFRKHFKKFALSSPSKSGKLHILHKMVSSPLLNVKNNLTLGRFKRTEFKRLRHERWRREGKLHNHGTVNWISKRRNLRFYCQNQFFSKTEGGPNADIPLQGKNAVGNQFILPPEIRNDFLQQRVAVSDVRTHASLENKYKSEAKENGTNCSQKDFERGPRLGNVCPSNWRSKTLKDCRIFLRKINYLEHRNTFKLNTIIYSPESVNSGSNHQTHMEESKRFTLRSHSARQNSFKKQSKETENAKSNSPAADKFPGQLDSSKLNKCVNYDKTPDGSEVLSKLKKRKRPPWKTTEISTKRHKRQSCNSGQMANYYSKSQVASRPALSI; translated from the exons ATGGCTGG ttcaacTGTTGATGCAAAATCAGAGGAAGCtactaaaatggaaaaagaaaaatcagcattAAGCAAAGTTTTGGAATCTTTGTGCATACATCACCAGCAACAAGTTTTGGCAATGTTGAAATTTCTAGTCCAAGAGCAGAATGCTGCTTCTCTTTGCTGTTGTAATACATCTTATACTGTGTCTTCAGAATCTCAAAAGCCTCTAATTGAAGATGATATACATGGTCTATTCTGTCATTGTGAATATAGGCTGGCAGAAAGAGGGTGTttacaaaatgaaagacaaagcCCTGGTTTTGTGCCTCTGCCAGTCTGTATTAAAGATTTACATTGTTTGTCTTGCCAAACTGTAACTATTGAACACATTAAGACAGTAGTGAATAGAGGAATTGCAAACAGTTATACTTCTCACAGGTGCTGTTCTGGACTGTTTCCAAACATTCACTCTACAAAATCGGCCTTTCATACTCCTTTTTCATCAAGGGAAGTACTCAGTGATGTTTCGGTTAGTCTGGAAGATATTTGTAGATCTCGaagtccctcacccccaccattATCACCTGTACAGACTGAAGGATTTGAAAAATTGAAAGATGTCATCTCAGAGCTTTCAGCCTTAGAAAATAACAGACTTGAAACAAACATTAACCAACCTCCATTCCTCACACCAGCAGAAATAAGTAATGACAAAGATGATCATGAAGGTAAAACACATAAAACCAAAATATCCAGTAACTCTGATTCTTTGCTCTTGGAAGGCAGCAATAATTGTACCACAAATCATGAAAAAGGTGAAACTACTGTAATTTTTCAAGATTTAATGGATCgtattaatgaaaaattaaaatcaatagaaactaCAGATACGACAAACCTTATAAAATTATCTAGCAGTGATTGTAATACAGATAATGATTTAAAACTGAGAGATTTAATAACTTCCCTCTTGCATAATGCAAAGGCCAGTGATTACAGTTTTATGGAATTACTGAGTCAACATGATAAAAagctagaaaataaaattattcagacAAGATTTCGAAAGCGTCAAGAAACGTTATTTGCAATGCACCACTCTCCTGATTCACCCATGTTTAGAAGGCAGGCTTTACAGATAAAAAGAGAACTTGCTAGTCTTGATGAAAactttgtaagaaaaaaatgcaGTGAAAAATTTTCAAGGAAATTGGTATGCAAtaatgtgatactttcaacagaCAAAGAAGAATTCTATAATTGCCAAGGGCCTTCTTTACAAAATTCTAAGAACCTTCAAGACAGCAATCATGCAGAAATATCATTTTCACCAGATTATGCATTACAGTCCTTACAACTACCCCTTCATAATTTAGATACTAACTTGGCTTTTGACACATTTTCAGAAAGCTTCAAAACAACTATTCCTGAGAAAATGAGCATAAGAAATTCACAGGAGAAATCTGCAGCTGGAAAAAGTTTTTTGAAAAATCATGAGAATTCAAAACTAGAAAATACTCAAACTTCTTTGAAATGCGATGTTCCTGGACTTTTGAGCAGAACTAAACGAAATATTGTGCCTCCAGGATGGTATTCTATATATGTAACAAATAATTATGTTCTCAAAAAATCCCCTAAGGCCAAAAAGGTTTCtgaatctacaaaaaaaaaagatcaggtgAAATGTATTCAAACTGAAAGCTCCCACAGTATAGATTTAAACAAAATTGCAATGAATTCTAATTTACAAGTTATTGTGGAACGTTTGGAAGATACAATAAATATGGCCAAGAAGTCTTGGAATAATCAGTCGTTGTTGGAAGGATATAAAGCATCCAAAAAATTGAAAGAAGTTGATGGTAAAGATCAAAATGCTGGTGGAAATATAACTCTTACTGTAAGTAGAATGACGTGCAAAGAGCAGAGTTTATCAAAATCTGTGGCAGTATCCAACAATATCCAAAGCAATCCAATAGATTTGAATAACAAAAGACTTGATAATCTGAAAAAGTCATCTATTTTAGATACAGGTAGCTTGATTTCCTCTGTTGAGAATATACCAACAAAATATGAAGCCACCAAAAGCTCTTCTTTTTCCAATTATTCTAGTCCTATCAAACTCATGTTTTTATCTGAGGTTAAAAGCAGTGAAGGAGTCAAATATACTTTAACTTCAGTCAATAGTTCTGAATCAAACATTGATTTTCCTTCTTCTGAAAAATGTCCAAACCAtcatataattgaaaaaaaaacagaaacaaatgagGACATTCCAAATGCTAACTTGGAAAATGTTAGTTCTAATCTTAATGGTAGTGACACCCTTCAAAAAGAACTAAAATTAAATTGTGCAACAGAAACAGCAGAATCTTCTGAAATGTTTATCGATAATACAAATAGCGATAAGCCACAGGAAGAACCTATGGAACATTCAAACAGTGCAATTGattcatcttttaaaagaaaaccagGTAGACCTAAAAAAATAGGTCCCCAGGTTGTGAAACAGATTAAGCGACCAATTGGAAGACCACCCAAACCGAAAACTGATCAAACAGACATTACCATTTGCCAAAATGAGTCCTTTAGTGCtggaaagaaaagcccagaatctCCCCTATCAGAAGTAAAGGAAGGTATTTATAAAAAGACTATTACTGTAACTGTTATTTATGGAAGGTCAAGAAGAACTAAAAGGCATGTTTCTGAAGGAAGTGTAAGCATAAGCAATGTTACATCTTTAAACAGTAAGGTTACTGATTTTCCAACTGAATGTAATAGTCTCAGAAATATTAGAGAATTTGAACTTGACTCGGGTGAAAGAATAAGTGCCATTTCAAGTTTGACAACTGAAAGTGAGATCTTGGGCTTTGAATATGTTAGACCTATCAAGAACAAGTCTGTGATACCTCAACCTTCTAAGAGCATTGTTCGACCAAATCAGAAGCCTTTGGCAATAATTAGGAAGCCTGGTAGACCTGCAAAAGTGAAAATTTCTGGTATATCTGTAACTATTAATAGAATTTCACCTCAGGAGAGAGCAGTGAGTATTAGCAGCTGTTTACCTCCTTTAGAACAAGAGACTATGTTGGAAAAAAGTTTGCCTGAAGAAAAGTATGCTTCTCAATGCAATAAGATGGATACAAGGCACGCTGAAGCTGACCTATTCAAGAATGGATCAAAAAGTATGGTTGCTGCTATACCTTTGAGACATTCTATTAGGGACCGAAAACCATCTCTGCATTTCTTACATTCATTAGCATCTTCTAGCTCACTTATTTATAGAAATACTCTGCTTCATAAATCATATAAACTCCATTTGCAGAAAGGCAAaagtcagaaggaaaaaaataggcAGTCAAGGTTAAAAATAGCTCCCAAAGGTACACCAGGAGCTAGAAATTTAAGGAATGCAAAAAAATGTTTGGAAGATAAATTAACACCCATTTCTGAAGTATCTTTGGACCCTATAATTTCATCAAACCCTTTGCTCAGGTGGTGGGCTGCTTCTGCTTCAAACGATTCCTTATTAGAGGCGTTAAATAATAGATATGAGCAAATTACAAATGCTTGGGTACAAGTCAGTGGAGATGAAGCTGAAAATTATGTTCATGAAAAAAGGGAAGACACTGAAAGTAATAATCTCAAAATAGCAAACCCTTTGGAAACCTGTCTTGTAGAACTTGAAGTTTCACCTGTAAAAATGCTTTTTCAGAAAAAATATGATTTGAATGAACTCTGTACCTGGTTTATGCAAACGACAGAAACACAGTCTCTTTCACTAGTTAGAAAAGCAAATGCTCGAAACCCTTTCGAAGTAATAAATACCAGAGGAATCAAATTAGGGACCAAATACTCTGATTTTAATACCAGCCCCTTCcgaaagcactttaaaaaatttgcaCTATCTTCTCCTTCAAAATCAGGGAAGTTGCATATACTGCATAAAATGGTTAGCTCTCCACtcttaaatgtgaaaaataatttaacactAGGTAGATTCAAAAGAACTGAATTTAAGAGGTTGCGACATGAAAGgtggagaagagagggaaagctGCACAACCATGGAACAGTTAATTGGATCTCTAAAAGGAGGAacctgagattttactgccagAACCAATTTTTTAGTAAGACTGAGGGAGGACCAAATGCTGATATCCCACTCCAAGGAAAAAATGCAGTAggtaatcagtttattttgccaCCTGAGATCAGGAATGACTTTTTGCAACAGAGGGTGGCAGTGTCTGACGTTAGAACACATGCTAGTTTAGAGAATAAATATAAGTCGGAAGCAAAGGAAAATGGAACAAATTGCAGCCAAAAAGATTTTGAAAGGGGACCAAGACTAGGAAATGTATGTCCAAGTAATTGGAGGTCAAAAACCTTAAAAGATTGTagaatatttttgagaaaaatcaaCTACCTTGAACACAGAAATACTTTTAAGCTAAATACAATCATTTACTCACCTGAATCTGTTAACAGTGGAAGTAATCATCAGACTCATATGGAAGAATCAAAGCGCTTTACATTAAGATCCCATTCTGCTAggcaaaattcttttaaaaagcaatctaaagaaacagaaaatgctaAATCAAATAGTCCTGCAGCTGATAAATTTCCTGGCCAACTTGACAGtagtaaattaaataaatgtgtcAATTATGACAAGACTCCTGATGGCTCTGAAGTTCTTAGCaaattgaagaaaagaaaaagaccaccCTGGAAGACCACAGAAATTTCAACAAAAAGACATAAACGACAGTCTTGCAACAGCGGACAAATGGCAAACTATTACTCAAAATCCCAAGTAG cctccagaCCTGCTTTGTCTATATGA